CATGTACATCGGCTCCACCGACACGCGCGGGTTGATGCACTGCCTCTGGGAGATCATCGACAACGGCGTGGACGAGGCCCTGGCCGGAGTCGCGCACCGGGTGGAGGTCACGCTCCACGACGACGGCTCGGTCGAGGTCTACGACGACGGGCGAGGCATCCCGACCGACAAGGAGCCGAAGACCGGCCTGTCGGGCGTCGAGGTGGTGGCCACCAAGCTCCACGCCGGCGGCAAGTTCGGCGGCGGCTCCTACGTCGCCACGGGCGGCCTGCACGGGGTCGGCCTGTCGGTGGTCAACGCGCTGTCCTCCCGGATGGACATCGACGTCGACCGTTCGCCGACCCAGCAGGGCCTGTCGTTCCAGCGCGGCGTGCCGGGGGTCTTCGACGGCGAGGGTCCGGCGGCGCCGTTCACCCCGCAGTCGGGCCTGACCCGCAAGGGCAAGCGGGTCGCCAAGGGGCGCACCGGCACGCGGATCCGGTTCTGGCCGGACCGCCAGGTCTTCACCAAGGACGCCCGCTTCGAGATGGAGGGCCTCATCGGGCGCGCCCGGCAGACGTCCTACATCGTGCCGGGTCTCGAGCTGGTGATCCGCGACCAGCGCTCCTCGGAGATGGTCGAGGAGAAGTTCCGCCACGACGGCGGCATCGCGGAGTTCGTCGAGTTCCTCTCCCACGGCGAGCCCGTCACCGACATCCTCCGGCTCCAGGGCACCGACACCTTTACCGAGACGGTGCCGCTCCTCGACGACAAGGGCCACATGACGCCCCAGGAGGTCGAGCGCGAGCTCACCGTCGACGTCGCGGTGCGCTGGGACACGGCCTACGACACCGAGGTGCGCTCCTTCGTCAACGTGATCGCGACGCCGAAGGGCGGCACCCACGTCAGCGGCTTCGAGAGCGCGCTCACCAAGACGTTCAACGACGCCATGCGCGCCGCCAAGGTGCTGCGCTCGGCTGACGCCGACGTCATCAAGGACGACGTGCTCGAGGGCCTGACCGCCGTGGTGACCGTGCGCCTGGCCGAGCCGCAGTTCGAGGGCCAGACCAAGGAGATCCTCGGCACCCCGGCCGCGCGCGGCGTCGTACGCAAGGTGGTGGCCGGCGAGCTCAAGGCGTTCCTCACCTCGACCAAGCGCACGGAGAAGGCGCAGGCCAAGCTCCTCATGGAGAAGGTCGCCGCGGCGTCCAAGACCCGGCTCGCCGCGCGCCAGCACAAGGAGAACCAGCGCCGCAAGAACGCGCTCGAGTCCTCCGCCCTGCCCGCCAAGCTCTTCGACTGCCGCAGCGCCGACACCGAGCGCACCGAGCTCTTCATCGTCGAGGGCGACTCGGCGATGGGCACCGCCAAGGCGGCTCGCAGCAGCGAGTTCCAGGCGCTGCTGCCCATCCGCGGCAAGATCCTCAACGTCCAGAAGGCCACCGTCGGCGACATGCTCAAGAACGCCGAGTGCGCCTCGATCATCCAGGTCGTCGGCGCCGGCTCGGGCCGTACGTTCGACCTCGAGTCCGCGCGCTACGGGCGGATCATCCTGATGGCCGACGCCGACTCCGACGGCGCCCACATCCGGTGCCTGCTGGCGACGCTGTTCTTCAAGTACATGCCCGAGCTCGTCCGCGACGGGCGGCTCTACTCCGCCGTGCCGCCGCTGCACCGCATCGAGCTGTCCAACCCCAAGAAGGGGATGGACAAGTACATCTACACCTACTCCGACGACGAGCTGCAGCGCCGGCTCGCCGAGCTCAAGAAGAAGAACGTCCGCTGGAAGGACCCGGTCCAGCGCTACAAGGGCCTCGGCGAGATGGACGCCGACCAGCTGGCCGAGACGACCATGGACCCCCGCTACCGGACGCTGCGCAAGCTCACCATCGACGACGTCGACGAGGCGAGCCGGGTCTTCGACCTGCTGATGGGCTCCGACGTGGCGCCGCGCAAGGAGTTCATCGTCCAGGGGGCCTACGAGGTGGACGTCGAGGCGCTGGACGCCTGACACGGCACCGCGAGCTGAGCGGCGTACGACGGGCGAGCCGGCGCGAAGATGACAGTGGTTGTGGCGACGTGCTGGCCTCAGTAGGTTTGTGGCTCGCGTCACACCGCTGTCGACAGGGAGACCCATGCCCGACGAGAAGTTCGACTACATCGTCATCGGATCGGGCAGTGCCGGCGGCGTGGTCGCCGCGCGGCTGACCGAGGACCCGGACGTACGGGTGCTGCTGCTCGAGGCCGGCCCGGCCGACGACGACGACAACATCCACATCCCGCTGGCGTTCTCCGCGCTCTTCAAGACGAAGTGGGACTGGAACTACGAGACGACCCCGCAGAAGCACCTCGCGGGACGCCGGGCCTACTGGCCTCGGATGAAGGCGCTCGGCGGCTGCTCCTCGATGAACGCG
This genomic stretch from Nocardioides renjunii harbors:
- a CDS encoding DNA gyrase/topoisomerase IV subunit B; this encodes MAAPADNTYNAAHLLVLEGLDAVRKRPGMYIGSTDTRGLMHCLWEIIDNGVDEALAGVAHRVEVTLHDDGSVEVYDDGRGIPTDKEPKTGLSGVEVVATKLHAGGKFGGGSYVATGGLHGVGLSVVNALSSRMDIDVDRSPTQQGLSFQRGVPGVFDGEGPAAPFTPQSGLTRKGKRVAKGRTGTRIRFWPDRQVFTKDARFEMEGLIGRARQTSYIVPGLELVIRDQRSSEMVEEKFRHDGGIAEFVEFLSHGEPVTDILRLQGTDTFTETVPLLDDKGHMTPQEVERELTVDVAVRWDTAYDTEVRSFVNVIATPKGGTHVSGFESALTKTFNDAMRAAKVLRSADADVIKDDVLEGLTAVVTVRLAEPQFEGQTKEILGTPAARGVVRKVVAGELKAFLTSTKRTEKAQAKLLMEKVAAASKTRLAARQHKENQRRKNALESSALPAKLFDCRSADTERTELFIVEGDSAMGTAKAARSSEFQALLPIRGKILNVQKATVGDMLKNAECASIIQVVGAGSGRTFDLESARYGRIILMADADSDGAHIRCLLATLFFKYMPELVRDGRLYSAVPPLHRIELSNPKKGMDKYIYTYSDDELQRRLAELKKKNVRWKDPVQRYKGLGEMDADQLAETTMDPRYRTLRKLTIDDVDEASRVFDLLMGSDVAPRKEFIVQGAYEVDVEALDA